From the genome of Halobacteriovorax marinus SJ:
ATAATTCATATGCAACCTATCTCAATTCCCATTTACAAAGAGGGGACTTAAAGCTGCAGGCAGGACTCAGGTGGTCAAAAGAGAAAAGTCTAAGTGATCAGATCGTGTGGAAGGGAGGGGCGAGTTATAGGTTGTTTGAGAACACTTTCGCAAAACTGAATGCTTCTACAGGATATAAAAGTCCGAGCCTTTATCAGCTCTTTAGTATTTATGGAAATGAGCAACTTAGAGCGACTAAAAGTAAGAGTTATGACTTTACTCTTGAGCAAAGATTTAGCGCTTTCGTTTTGAGTGGAACTATTTTTCAGAATGAATATGAGAATGTTATCGACTTTGATAGCACACTTAATAAATATACCAATACATTTAAATCTGAGACTAAAGGAGTTGAGCTTGGTTTGGATATTTCTACAGAGAAATTCGACCTTAGCAGTAGTGCAACTATCCTAAGGGCCTTTAATAAATCAGCGGGAAGTGATGGGGTTTATTTGGCGAGAAGACCAAGAGAGAAATACTATCTGGGACTTAAGTATAAATTTAATGAGAAGCTTTCATTGAGTAATGACTATAATTACGTAGGAAGACGGGAAAATAGTGACTTTGATACTGTTGTTCTTAGCTCTTACTTGCTGGTGGGCCTAAATCTAAATTATGAAATATCAAATGATCAAGCAGTTCTATTAAAGATTGATAATGCTCTAGATAAAGAATATGAGCAAATCCATGGATTTGGAACAGCTGGGAGAAGTTTCTTCCTTAGGTATAACTTTAAACTATAATGAATAGCTCGCTCATCTTTGGAATATTTATATCTCTAGTTTTTCACTCACTATTAGTGATTGATCTAAGTATTAAGAGTGAAGCAGAAGTAACGATGAAGATGAGCTCTTCAAAATCATCATTTAAAGTTAACTTGAATAAGGAGAAGAAGTCCCCTGAGCGTAAAGGTATTGGTCAGAATAAGAAAGTTAGCAATGAAGTTAAAACAGATGAATCTAATTTGGCTAAGACTTCCGTCCACGTTGCGAATCAATTTAAGCCTCAATATCCCTATCGCTCGAGACTCTTCTCAGAAGAGGGAGTTGTCTTTGTGAATGTTAAAATTGATAAGAGCGCTAAGGTTATTGATGCAAGTATTGCAAAGAGTAGCGGGTTTGAGAGACTTGATAATGCAGCACTTGAGGCGGCAAGAAAGAGCTTTTTTACGGTCACGCAAAAGGGAAGGGAGAGTGTCGTAGAATATGTGTTAGAATTTAATTTCAAATTAAATGAGGGAGAGTAAGAGTGCTACTAAGGATTTTGGTTATTTTTGTACTTTCTTTTGCTGCTTTAGGTGAGCAAAGAATAAGTAGTACTGTTCCAAGTCTTAGTGAAACTTTATATGAGCTTGGACTTGATTCTGAGGTCGTTGGTGTGAGTAGGTTTTGTCTATTCGATAAGAAATTTTGTAGTAAAGATAAAATTGGAACATCTCTAGATATTAATTATGAAAAAATATTGAAGCTAAATACAAGTATTGTACTTCTTAGTTCTAAGGCCTCATCTAAACAAATTAATAACTTGAAAAAGTTAGGTGTTGAGACAATAGCACTTGCTCATGACAGATTAGATGATGTCTTCCATTCCATCAATTTCTTAGGAAAGAAGTTCTCTAGAGAGAAAAGGGCCAAGGAATTAATTGATAATTTAAATAAGTACTTAACAAAGAAGTCCAAGAAAAAGCCTTTGAAAGTGTTATTTCTGATCTCGAGCTCTCTTCGTGATGGTGAGATTGTAAAGGCATTGGCCGCTGGAGAGGAAACTTTCTACTCTGATATCCTAGATAGAATTGGACACCAAAATGTGCTATCTGGAGGAAGTGCCGCCTATCCAGAAATAGGAAGAGAGAGACTTCTATCTCTAGAATACGATGTTATTTTTGAAATCTATGGCGCTCATAATAAGGACTCTATGAAGAGTCATGAGCAAGCTTGGAAAAAAATATTGAAAGAAAGTAAAAAGACTAAGTATATTCAACTTTATGGAGACTATCACTTTATCCCTGGTCCTAGAGTATGGAAGATTGCAGAGGATATAAAGAATTCTTTAGAGGTGAGCCATGTTAAAAATTAAGAACCTCTCATTAAGTATTGATAAGAAGGAAATCTTAAAAGATATCTCTCTAGAATTTCTCCCAAACTCTCAGACGACAATTCTTGGCCCAAATGGTTCAGGAAAATCTTCTCTTATTAAATGCATTATTGGTATTAATGATATGTGGAGTGGATCAATTGAGCTAAA
Proteins encoded in this window:
- a CDS encoding ABC transporter substrate-binding protein, producing MLLRILVIFVLSFAALGEQRISSTVPSLSETLYELGLDSEVVGVSRFCLFDKKFCSKDKIGTSLDINYEKILKLNTSIVLLSSKASSKQINNLKKLGVETIALAHDRLDDVFHSINFLGKKFSREKRAKELIDNLNKYLTKKSKKKPLKVLFLISSSLRDGEIVKALAAGEETFYSDILDRIGHQNVLSGGSAAYPEIGRERLLSLEYDVIFEIYGAHNKDSMKSHEQAWKKILKESKKTKYIQLYGDYHFIPGPRVWKIAEDIKNSLEVSHVKN
- a CDS encoding energy transducer TonB — encoded protein: MNSSLIFGIFISLVFHSLLVIDLSIKSEAEVTMKMSSSKSSFKVNLNKEKKSPERKGIGQNKKVSNEVKTDESNLAKTSVHVANQFKPQYPYRSRLFSEEGVVFVNVKIDKSAKVIDASIAKSSGFERLDNAALEAARKSFFTVTQKGRESVVEYVLEFNFKLNEGE